In the genome of Pelmatolapia mariae isolate MD_Pm_ZW linkage group LG4, Pm_UMD_F_2, whole genome shotgun sequence, the window AAGAAAAGAGGAGGATGTTTTAACAAATATGTAAACATTGAAAGTCTTCCCAATTGTTCTACTTTACAGTTGTCATTCAGCAAGTGGAAAATTGCACTTCCTCTAATAGTCAACTGTCTTTCAGGGGCCAGAACAGGCGACactgagggaaatttaaaactgctggctaagggtaacaTAAATTCCATAAAATTATAATTCACGTTGGCAGTAATGACAGCCGGTTACGTCAGTTGGAGGTCACTAAAATTAATACTGAGTCGTTGTGTAACTTTACCAAAACAATGCCGGACTCTTTTCTCTGGTTCCCTCCCCAGTTGTACCAGCAGTGACTTGTTTAGCTTGTTAATCAACTaaagacccagacagagttttaattcatttgaaagcccaATGCTTAGCTTTGACCACCCTAGCCAGAACTGTTGTTgagatttggtgctatatgaatGAAATTGCCTCTGTGGGCCCACAGCGTGTAGCTGTAGGTGAACTGTGGAGCTATGTGGATGGGGCAAAGTTATGTTTATCCTACATGGACTCTGGGAATTCTTGCTTCTATATGGGTTTTCTATGGGCAAGGCCACTGttgtccatgttgacatgatagcatcacacagctgctacAGATCTGTGAGCTACAGAggatgtgaatctcctgttgcACCACATCCTGACggtgctctgttggactgagatctggtgaatGTGGACTTTTCCACTTGGCGTAGTCTTCTGCTGCTTCAAGACCGTTTTATGCATTCagaaatgctcttctgcatactttagttgtaacaagtggttatttgagttccTGTCAGCTTAAAGCAGTTGGACCATTCTTCTCTGACAAAACTCCTCCAGCGTGTCTACTAACCATGCCATGAACATCATCCTATTATCTTGCTCACTTGTGATTGATTATTATTTGCTTTAACAAGTAGCTGAAGAAGTTTACCTAATAACGTGGCCAATGAGTGTTAACAGTCTTTGGTTTCCAACCACAATTTATGTATTAGAACTAGCAGGGACTGCCTGTATTTGTGTAAAATAAGACTGAAACCAAGAGCGAAGCCTGAGGACACCTTTCCtgaataacaatgatttaaaagGTGACAACTTAAACTCTCTCCAAATTAGAAATAAGGGCTGAACTTGTCCTTGCCCTTCCAATCTGCGATACCACAGTTGATGTATTGTTTCACGGACATTTATGGCCCTGTGTCTGCCTACTGTCTGGCAGGTCCAAATCACTGCATAGCGTGACAAGCCAAGACACTGATTTGGAAAAAGTTATGAGAGAGAAGTCAGAGAAGACAGCACGACAAAATGAAGATGATATACTCGGGCAAAGCTGAGAggggaaagtaaaaaaaaaaaaagacttattCATTcctaaaacatattaaaaatgtgACATTCAGACAGCTGCACCGAGGCCAGGTGCTGCTTTGTGAGGAAGCTGTACCTCTAAGCCGCCTCCCCAGGACGcgcacgcgtgcacacacacacacacacacacacacacacacacacacacacacacacacacacacacacacacacacacacacacacacacacacacacacacttactttcTCTTTAATGTAATCCAGGCTTGTAAAATGGCTTCTGCTTATGAATTCTGAATAAAGGAGGCTATACATAAAGAAGCCCTATTCATTTAGACTGCTACGTTGACATATTTTCCCCTCAAATTTATGGGGAGCAGCTCGTGTCCGTGAACTCAGATAATGGCTTATTAGGATCtcagcacattttaaaagagAAACTTTTCTCTGCCCTCTTATTTGATGAATCTGAAAGTGTCCAGAGCTAAGAGGATATCTAAGAGCATATTTTCACAGAGAAGTCAGCAAATCCtttgatttatatttatttcagtGGTTTGACTTGTCTCTGCACAAGAAACACATGCTGAAGAACAATCTGCCTTTTGTCTCACAAATAGATTTGCTTTGTACACCTGCTTCAACAGCGTACAGTTAGCACTTCACACGCTTATACACACTTGCAGCAGTGTTTTAGGCTCTGAAAGCAATGCTTTTAGGCTGGTGGTGTAGAAAGGTGTTGGATGTTCTTTTTGCAGGCAAACCTCCGGTAGAACTGTGTTATTGCAAACCCGTGTTTCTTTCTTGGGGATGCCTCGATGCAGAAAGATGCCGCTGCTGTTTGCGTCGAACATGCTGGCTTCTCTGAGGCTTTTTAGAAAGAAAGGAACAAATGTGCTCACTACTGTATAAAAGAGCTGTGTTTGTAAAGCACAAGAGATAAAACTCCCAGACAGCCTGTTTTGTAAATTTATGGTTTGAGCTGCTTTTTGTTAAACAGAGATATTGCCATGCTTTAAACGCGGTAAAGTCAGACATTTGATGGCCGATGGTGATATTTTTGGATTGCGGCTCCCAGTGGTCGATTACAGCGTGTTATCACAATTTTACAACAGCAGGCTGAGGCCCTGATTTTAGCAGAGCACACAAGGTTTTATGTCTGACAgctcagcttttatttttacgGGTGTATGAAGGCTGATGCCAATATTTTTTAGAAGGAAGATGCCAAATAGCAAATATTTTGTATAGATATTCAGTGTCTGAAAAATAGCCCTCTATCAAACTCCTGGCATTTCTTTATTCCATATACTATATAAGGTTAACACCAAAATGGTTCTGcaaagaaaagatggaaaaaatgtCTGTATACCgagttaaaacatttatttctgtCCAATgttgcattatttatttatttattttttaccaaaaTCTTGTATTGATGCTAGATTTTCAATATTCTCATTGGACTTAAGGTCTACACTCTGTGAAAAATGATGCCCCATGCTCCCTGAACCACACGGTCCCAATTTGAGCCTGATGAATCCTGGCATTGCCACCTTAGAATATGCCTGCGCCatcagggaagaaaaaaaatcgatTGATGGAAAAGCCTGGTCATTCAGTATATCTAGGTGGTCAGGTGACCTAATTTTTTCGCCACATAACGTTGCTGAAGCGAGACCCGATCAGCTGAAGAAACCTGAGATTAGTGTATGGTAGAAACGAGTCATGATTGAGAAGTGTTAAATATCCTGTTGCCATCCTAAGCACATTAATCACTCCAGAAATTATCCAGTTACCTATTTAATCCGAGTGACTTTTGTTGTAAGTAGTGTGTGCTTAAAGTGGACTTAATCATTTTTTCTGAATTTCGTCATCAGTGTATCTGATGGCTAACAGTAAACAGAAACAGTTTATAGTTTGTTCAGTGTACCTtccaaaatgcagaaaaatataatCTCTCTCTCACAGCTCAAGCTTCAGACCACAAGTTTGACAGGATTTCTGATCCTGGACCTGTTTGTGTCTTTGGCTCTAGGCAGATGTGAGATCAGGTCAAATGTTGATTGGTTTAAAAAACGGATTTCAACCCTTTACTACAAAGGCCTTCTTTTTACAGCCTTGCGTGTTGAAAAGGAGTAGCCTACATTAGAGAGGAACCTTTTCCCCCATAATTTCACAAatttttcacatttcaactAATCTTGTTTTGTAATTATAGCATCTGCATCTATTGTAGTTTTCCTCTTTCCTTGTGAAATACTGGATTTACCAAACTCTTAAATAACTAAaccttcaaataaaaaaaatatgagaaaatgACTATGTGGATGTTACTCACCTCTGCGCTTGTCCTCCACTATTTGACATTTTTCTTGGAAGCATTTTACTACAGAGACTTCAGTCCACCACAGTAATAAATAATGTTGGTTTGAATCCTGTTTATCTGATACATTCCAGTTTCTTCCAATAAATCAGGACTCTTCAAAAGTCCTTAAAGGTTAGTCAGAGTTAGAGGTCACCAGGGTTCTGCACAAGGACTGATTCCTCTCTCGTTATATATATTAAAGCTTTAGCTGAtattattgaaaaaacaaacaaacaaaagaaaacaaaaaacactgcatACATTAAATGTGCACTTGTAGTACTCTACGAAGCCAGACAACACAAATAAATTAGTTAAACTATTCTAAATACTGACAAAACTGAAATTATTATATGCTGTCCTAAAAATCTCTGAATCATAACGTCTAATCAGTATTAGACCTTGGGCTCTAATAACACAGTGAGGAACCACAGAGTGAttatatgtttcttttcttaaatattGGCTTCCTGTAAATCCAGATCCAAGATCTTTCTCCCCAAAAAGACTGCAGACTTGTAGTTCCTAGTTTCTAGTGGGAGGTGGGGCCTTTAGTTACCAGGCTCCTGCCATGGTGCACCAGCTAGAACAGTGGTACGTcatctacttttaagattatgcTTAGAACCCTGAATCAccctttagttatgctgctataggctTGAGCTGCTGGGGAGACTTCGCATGATGTCCTTAGCATTTCTTCTCTGCTTCCCATTTGTTCACGTGCCATTACATCATGTCTTTAACTTTTGTTAATGACATGGCATGTCACACATCTCTGCTTCTCCCTAAGCCTGCTTCTGCAGgtggtctcttcctgttaaaagtgagttCTTAATCCTCACAGTTGCCAAGCTCTGCTTGTTGGGAattgttattgttttctctgtaatatCATGGGGTCTAGCTCATGTTATCAAGCACCTCGAGATATGTGTTTTCCTGAACTTATCTATTTTAGATGAAAGGCTAAAAATTCACATTCACAATGAAGTCAAAACATTATAAATGCTAAAAACCACAGCTCTGTTTGACAAATACTTTCTGCttgtatttcttttcttctctaaTAAGGACCAACATTTCAGATATCACAATGTGACAGACAGACAAGTGCGGTAAACAAGAAGGTGTTGTAGAGACACACAGTGAAACGTGATGATTTGTTCCCCCTAGggtttgtattttattcatcAGGACTTGATGCATCCAAGTATAGGATCATTCGGTTTTGGCACCTTTAAAGATTTCATTTTCAATTTGAACAGCACATTAAAAATCAAACGAAACAAAGAAATGACTAAGGCTGTgtgagttttaaaaataaaatacatacatacatacatatatttatatatttataaagaaatcgaccaaaccatttaaaaaagcaGTTTTGTTCCATGTAGATTGTTTGGTTCATCTCACAAAAGCAGTAatgaactaaataaataaataaataaaaaacataagaaaaataCACATGAAAACATTAATACTTTAGCGCCTTggcttccccccccccttttatAATTATTAACCTTTAAAACTTAAGTTTCTCAAGAGCAGATTTGCTGTAATTATATAGCATGCATTTAATTTCTGAAATTGTGAGTCACTTAGCTTCTCTTGTACTATTTCAtatttaacttgtttttatttttgtgtttggcGTCCTCTTCTTTTACTTGCCCTCTGCTCCTTCCTTTCTTATTTAGCAGAAGTCGTGTTTGGAGTCTTCGCTTTGTGTGACCTTTAACCCCCTTTTGTTGGCTCTTTCTGTTAAGGGGTTTCGACTCTTGCGTTACGACCCCcccatataaaaaaagaaagtgaacaGGGACCGAGAAAAAGACGAGAAGGTTCTATTAAAAGATATTATTCTACTGTCTGCGTCTGCCTGTGGTGGCATCGGCTGCTGTACTGCTGCTACCTGAAGGACCATCTCTTGTTCTCGACCTTCGAATGAAAGGATACTAAAAGAGTCTTTTCTCATATTACCAACAGCACTTGGTTTAGTTAACTCgattttttttgtgtatgtgtgtgtgttttttctctttttttgcttcggTAAAGTCTGTATCTCTTGATTATTAAcgtaataatttatttataaaagtaatacatatatatatatatatatagtaccTTTGTTAGAGATTACAGATTGGGGTAATTCTTACTGAATCCCAAGCTGTAACAATTCACAgttttaatgcaaaaaaaatgaacaaatcagTAAATAAAAGAGGTGGCAGGCTGGCTGAGGGGGGAGCTTGACCTGTTGCTCCAACCAAACTTGTGGGGCAATACTGTCAAACCAAAGGGCAATGAAATAATGAAACCAATTCTTTGTCTCATAAATGCCCACCCCTCCCACCCTCCCTGTCAGCGCCCCGAACCTCACAAACAAACCCTGCTCAAAAATACCTGACAGAGCTCACTTCCTTGGGACATCCTGACCCACTCTCAGTCCTCTGCCATTCAATCCAGGAACACAGCAGACTTGTTGAAACTCTCTCAACAATGGTAATGGAAAAGTCATGCAGCTgaacaaaaagaacaaatgtCTATAAACATGGAAATCCATCTTCTCCTGGGGCGTTCTCCACCCACAGGGGTTTCCGTGTCTCCTGGTCTCCGCCGTGCTGGCCTGGCCTGTGTCGACTCTCTCATACAGGCGTGGTGCGGCGGTTCGCTGTGTTGGTGTGGCTCGAGTCTTTCAAGTCCTTCTGGATGCAGTTGTGGACTTGCAGGAAGTTGTGGTCCCTCTCAGAGTTGTAGGTGGCGGTTGGTGTGCCGGAGGATTTGAGGGTGTCCCGGGGAAGCGTGTACATGGAGATCTCCGTGGATGGCAGCGCGCTGAAGCCCTTGAGGCCCACCGGCGAGGCGTCGCGAGAATGTGACGGGTCTGTGGAGCGGGAGGAGGAGCGCGAGCGGCGTCTGTAGCGGTAGCGGTAGCTGGGGATCCGTGTTATGGCCGAGCCTTGGAGGTAGTCGGCCGCGCGCGCCCCTATTCGCAGCTGTCGATGGCGGTCGATGAACATGTGCACGGCCAAGACGCCCACCATCTCAGCCATGATGAAGGAGAGGGCACCGAAGTAGAAAGACCAGCCGTAAGAGTAGCTGTTCTTCTTCGAGTCACTTTTTGAAGGGTCTCCTGCGTTGGCTGATATGTACACAATGATCCCGATGATGTTGCTCAGGCCTGATGCGTTGGGAGATGTAGGATGGGCACAAAATAAGGGAAGAATTGTCGATTTATTGGGAGAAAAAGAtagaggaaaaaagacaaagagaaaacaagacACAAAGTATCAGTCAAGATGAACTAAAGCCTTTAATCCTGGTAACTTACCATTCAGGCTCACACCAAATATGTTTAGAGTGCTGATTCATGCACTGTACACAGTCTGCTAATCCTGTCCACCTCCTCATCCAACACGGCTGATGTTACAGTCTTAATCTTTGCCCTTTCTGTGgcaaaaaaggacatttatgtTGTCTAGATTGGTATAAAGCATATATTCTGTGTCTGAACATATATCCAAATATATGATctctttatatatatttacGTCTCCATCTATATATCTTACTTTGCCTTTTTAGTttagtcacacacacagaaatgtttGACATGGTATTTCTGGGAAGATGGATTGTAGGGAAAGTGTGTCAGGGACACCATATTTTTAGAGATGAGTCCCAACGGGTGGTTTTTAGCCTAGCAACAGGACCAAGAGAAATGAAAGGAAGGCAAGAGAAGAAGTGACTTGTAGCTGCAGTGAAAGACGTGACCAGCAGCCCGAGACTTTTCAGCATGGCCTTTTGAATTCATGGTGTAGAACattaagttttaaaaaagtacTTTATAGCAAATACTGAGAGGAAAAACACCAACATCGTGTCTGTGCAGTAAAAATTAGGGtgcatctgagactttgttacCTTTACACAGAGCCAAGCAAGTAGCTTCCCTCATTTACACTCTATGGGAACATATTCACTTGATCTCATTTTAAAGTACACTGTAAACCCAAAGAATTTAGCAGAACTTGTTGATgaacttaaatgtttcagtttatCAGAACTCTACTATTTTGtgtacattttacatttacccttttcattaaaataaaagtaaaatgtttaataattaaattgaAAAATATTTAGTAACTAGAACTTAAAGTTTTCATTCATATCTACCATGAGAATAAGTTGACATTACCTAAAAGGAATGAGTGAAACACAGTCACAtttattgttcacttttgtGAGCTTCTTTAATTACACAAAACTCAAAGATCCGGACACTGAAAACTCAAAAACATGTCACACAAACTGTACAAAAAATTAGGCAACCAATTGTGTACTTCTAAATTTAAAAGCACATTTCTTCAGTTCAACAGTATTTTCTTGGCCTCCACTGATGacacactgcactgttaatATTCAAAAATATCAAATGCTAAAGACATATGTATTTTTCAAATAGCAGATGTGACTAATTACACTGTAAACTGATGAAATGCTACATTTTTTAATGCTTATGTACAACTGtcctggttctgttattttacaACCTGCTTGGTTAACATtcatattcaaaataatgaccaTCAGAAATTTCTTGTAGTTCAGCTAttgcaacaaaaataataaaataaaacaacaaaaaaccaaaaacaatacTGTGCTCTGAGACGGTGATGCACACTTTTGAGGCTCTAAGTTGGGGAACAGTTTACCAGATTACAGATTACTCTCAATGAATACAGTGTTGTTCAGCGCCTTGGTAATAATTGTAGTAGTAGGTGTAGTGCACAGATCACTCCAAACATGACCAAGAAGTTCATCAGCAGTTCTTGGGAGACCTCCACAAAGTCACTCTGAAGGACTTTCACAGTCTGGTAATGAAGTGGGTTTTTGTCAAAGATGACTATAACGAGGGCCGCTGCATCATCTCAGATATGGCTCATTTGATTCGTCCTGAACGAATCAGAGAATGTGATCACAAACTAATTCTCTAATTCACAGGACTATTGTATGACAGATCACCTCTCCAGTTAATCATCACAATCATCTTCATCAGAAAAGTGGTTTATACTTGTTGTGACGCAGAAGATTCTGCAAATCATTATAATACTTTAAGTCTTTAAGCACCACCCAGCAACCTTTGTTGTGTCGGAGTTATGTTCAAAAGCCATATATTATTTTAGGTATAACTCTGCATTTTGTAGTTGTTTTGAGAACAAACTACATGTGGGTAAGTAAAAACAGATGACCTGTGTTCTAGACAGTAATCTGTTCTGAGTCCACTGAACCCTAGTAACAAATAAAGAGGAAAAGCTGAGATGGTCTGGgtatgtgcagaggaggaataTTGGATATAGTGGACAGATGATGTTGAAGGTTGAGCTGTAAGgctggagaaaagaaagaggaaagcaaaaaattaaagcaaagtGAATTCAAGAATAGAATTCAAAATCTCAGTTTGAGGTTAATTTCAAATCTCTTTTCATTattaacattttacatttcagcCAAAACCTTTGCTGTCTTACCTGTATTAGGATCCTTCTATTTGAAAAAAGTAACTGATTGAATAAGACGGCTGTTAGGTTTGGCGTAGAACGTGTTGGGCATGCTCTGTTTGAACCCCTTTGAAGGTTGGTGCTTTGAGTACACCTACAtcggaaaaaaagtgcaaaacagcaaaactactTAGTCGGTTCCACATTGAATTAAAGTTATGACCTTTGCTATGGTGAGAACAAGAACCTATGCCTCTCATCAAATTGAGTGAAGTAGCTATCACATTTGGATTCTGGTAATATTAGATGTTGTTGAAAGACACTGAAACGAGAATTCTGACTTTCAAAAGGCTGACATGCAGTAACATACCCCTCCCAAAAAGTTTAGCCATCTCTCtacatcaggggtgtccaactccaggcctcaagggccggtgtcctgcaggttttagatatcaccctgtgtcaacacacctgaatcacataactagttcattaccaggcctctggagaacttcaagacatgttgaggaggtcatttagccatttaaatcagctggacacgtctaaaacctgcaggacaccggcccttgaggcctggagttggacacccctgctctacatGGTCATATCACGAAAGGTTAACTTCTCTTTGCTTTTACCAGCTTATGTCACTTTTTCTCCAGTTCTGAAATCTTCACTAATTCCATCCCCTTAAGTCTGAAAGACTTCATCATAATGTTTATATAGGACAGAGAGCATTGTATcacaaaaaggacaaaaaaatcaaataccTCAGAATAACACATTGTCTATAGTAAAAATGTAGCAGTCTGTCTCAGCTACCACGGTGAACTCATCTTATTAGCTGTTAGCTTATTAACTGTTAACTAACGGTGTCACTGAATGAGAACTGCTTTGCTGACATTTCACTAAAATGGGTTGGAAAAAAGTGAAATCTAAAGAAAAGTAGAATACTTACTGTGATACAAACATTTGTGGTTCAATGAGTCTTCAGTCCCACCCACtcacattttaaaatcaaactaCTGCAGACACATGGGCGGACCTCCATATTTGACAGGAAATTACAGCATTAGTGGAGTCTTTattagtacaaaaaaaaaacctagatAAAAAGGTCAGATGATTGTTTTTAAAGCATGCAGTtgatgcagatttttttaatggcCTAATAACTTAACTGCAGTAAATGAATAATTTTTAAGtccaatt includes:
- the cacng2a gene encoding calcium channel, voltage-dependent, gamma subunit 2a, giving the protein MECGNMGLFDRGVQMLLTTVGAFAAFSLMTIAVGTDYWLYSRGVCRTKSMSENETSKKNEEVMTHSGLWRTCCLEGNFKGMCKQIDHFPEETDYEADPSEYFLRAVRASSIFPILSVILLFMGGLCIAASEFYKSRHNIILSAGIFFVSAGLSNIIGIIVYISANAGDPSKSDSKKNSYSYGWSFYFGALSFIMAEMVGVLAVHMFIDRHRQLRIGARAADYLQGSAITRIPSYRYRYRRRSRSSSRSTDPSHSRDASPVGLKGFSALPSTEISMYTLPRDTLKSSGTPTATYNSERDHNFLQVHNCIQKDLKDSSHTNTANRRTTPV